From the genome of Fundulus heteroclitus isolate FHET01 unplaced genomic scaffold, MU-UCD_Fhet_4.1 scaffold_88, whole genome shotgun sequence:
CAACATGCACATCTGGGCTTGCCATACTTGCAAAACTGTCATGCAATGCTACACTGTCAGTATCCAGTCCACCAGTCCTAGCAGAAGATGTTTGAAGTTACTGGTGTTAAGGTTATTAGTGATGGAACAAGTGGTCTGTATCATGCATATCATCATCACCGACTAAAGACTGAACTAGGTTTGTGATGTGCATGTTCAATGAATCAACTGTGGCATGGTGTGCAAGAATACTGGAGCCATTTATACCCAGACCACCATCATCACCACGTGCATGTGGATCAAAGACTGAAAACCCAGACTCATGCTTCAAAACTGCATGTGTTGTTCCTAATTGTGATTGTGATTAGGCAGGCATTGTTGTCACAGAGTGCTCTTTGTAAAGCCTTATCTAGAGGCATAGCAACATTGCCAAGAGCCTGATCTTATTCTTGGATGTTAACATGTCCAGTAAATGTGTCTAAATATTGTAGGGTGAATGCGTTTCCATCCAATGTGTAATTTGCGGGTAATTCCCTGACAAAAACGTATCCACTACCATTGACATCACTAATCATGTCATGCTGCTTCATGAAAGTGTACATTTTATCACCTTTTATCAAAAGTCTATCAATATCATTTGTTGACCAGgtttttgcattgtgaatggtaTTAGTCATGATAGCAGTAATACTATTGGTGGCAcagtgttttgatttatttgaaccaAAGTGGTCATGGCCCTGGTGAAATGAACCTCTTGTAATTAGTGTGTGATCAGGAAGACTTCTCTTACCGTTTTCGGTGACAGTTTCCTCACCAGCCACTACTCTGTCACAGCCCTAATACAAAAAGACAAGGGTACAATTAGAGTTTGAGATAAGTACAAttcaagaaatgtttaattgactTCTTTGCTCGTATGCTTTGTGTGAATCAAGTTAAACATGTTCTATATACAAAGCTAAAACGTTTCACATAGTAGTTTCATGATTTAATATGAAAATTTAGAAGTGAAACACTATGTATTCATGTTATATACAGTGAGACAACCCATGATTGAAGCTTAAAGTATTTATGGCAAAATGAACCAATACATACAAATTTCACTTTACATATAAAAACAGTATTCTTTACttaattataatattttatCTAGACGTTCAGACGTCTTCTCAATAATTTGCTTTTTTCAGACATGACATTACTTCAAATCTTAACAGGcaattcattttttaaatgaattgacTGTATACTTTTGAAACCAAAAGTATACATTATGCATATAATGTATCAGGATTACCTTTGTTTTTTGAAACGGTGCAGTTGGATTCAGCTCCACCAAAAACTCCTGCATTTCTTCTTCCACCTGTAAATAATAGGAAACAGTTTATTACAAATTATGATTTCATTGAGAAATAATTGACAATCTTAAATAAACAGGTTAACAAATACTAGCCTGTAGACGTGGTGCTTTCTTTGGTGAAGCACAGCTTTGATGTTGGCTTGAAGTTGGAGAAGCATAAAGTTAAGAAGAAGTGAAGAATAATTTCATGTTTTAGTAGCCACTTtagaaagtgaaacaaaaatatgtatacATGTCATAGATATAGTGAGTTAATACATCAcataacattaaagtatttatgTCTAAATGAAATAGACATGAATTtcactttacaaataaaaaaaatatgatttacttTGTTATATTCCTTGTTCTAAATGAATAAAAGTGTTGTCAataatttatactttttttaatacatggcattccttcaaattttaaTAGCCAATTCATTTAAAGACAGTGCCAAAAATGTTTGGgatcaaaattatacattataCATATTAACACATTCCCCATCAGTATTACCTTTGTTTTTTGAAATGGCGCAATAGAAGCATCTCCAAAAGTTGGTGTGTTGCCATCCCCCAAGATTTCCAGCATTTCACCATCATGCCACTTTGGATTGAGCTCCACAGAAAAGTCCATTTGTTCTTCCACCTGTAAACAATAGCAAACAGTTTATTCCACCTTATGGTTTTattaagaatataattaaaaagtttaaatgaaaattacaACAAGCATCTTGGTAGAAgcggccgaaattagttttctctgtagtgtgtctgggctctcccttagagatagggtgaggagctcagtcatagAGCTcctcccaccgggaggagacccagacgAAGAcacaggacacgctggagggactatgtctctcagctggtctgggaatgccttggggttcccccggaggagctggccctaTTGAAGCTCctacccctgcgacccgaccgtggataagaggaagaagatggatggatggttaaataaaaatgttttacaaatactaACCTTTAAATGGAGTACTCTCTTTGGCGAAGTACAGCTTTCTTGTTTACTTGAAGTTGTAAAGGTCTATAGTTTGGCAGAAAAGAATGACAATcataaatctaataaataaatatttatactaCATTCAAATGTTACGCCAAAAACAGTAAACTACTTTACCTTATTGTGAGATCCGACAATGTTCCATTCAAAGGGATTTTGTGGGGCCACAACTGGAACCTCAGGTGTACAAAGCAACTTTGAGACTTTTTCAGCAGTTGGCTTGGGAACCTGCTCAAGCAACTTTGGAGGAGAGCATGACATGGTGGGCATCACCTCCGTCTCTGCAGTTGGCTTGTGAATCTGCTCATGTGAGGCCTCATATATCGCTTTATTTAGGATTTTCATCCCATCATCGTCACTTAGGTGTaccttttaacaaaataaaaactgtacatattaataatcaattaattttgttaaagtTATACTTTATGAAACTTTTTGAATTCATTACCCCatctctgctccacaggtgcaGTTTTCTCATTGGAAACAGCTGAGCAACTGATTTGTATGACACACCTTGAAATGCAGAAAATAGACAAATGTTAAATACTTCTTAAAATAGTAAGTTACAAATTGAGGCATTTAATTTAGAAATActtaaaatgtgatatttttacAAGGCAAAAGGCTATATTGTCAGTATTTACCCAATTGCACCGATACTCTGTGAAATTCTTGTCGTAAAAGAGACTGAACCTGAGGATCCACGTTAAGTCTTGGAGGGAAATCCAACACAAACACCTTTAAAAAGATATAAAGTAGGAAATTACTTAACAGTccctaaaaaaaatcttataaacatttacatttatggtATTGTTA
Proteins encoded in this window:
- the LOC118562356 gene encoding uncharacterized protein LOC118562356 is translated as MPRGKGFHRTQAFKRKMEDPKPLDVEIKVQESTFVACQGTGTRHRPWPTSSANNTCKLVIPPESKDKKFVFLIGDSHLRAIVDGFAPIKEESLYFGFLAVPGGAALDLRTEILNAVIPRIPDLVCLLAPSNTLKRSTVVSEAGKQFKKLLTTVCTLFPKVFVLDFPPRLNVDPQVQSLLRQEFHRVSVQLGVSYKSVAQLFPMRKLHLWSRDGVHLSDDDGMKILNKAIYEASHEQIHKPTAETEVMPTMSCSPPKLLEQVPKPTAEKVSKLLCTPEVPVVAPQNPFEWNIVGSHNKTFTTSSKQESCTSPKRVLHLKVEEQMDFSVELNPKWHDGEMLEILGDGNTPTFGDASIAPFQKTKPTSKLCFTKESTTSTGGRRNAGVFGGAESNCTVSKNKGL